The Acidobacteriota bacterium genome segment GGTGGCTGATTGCACGCTCGCTAGCGTTTCGCCGGGCATCAGCTCTTCGACGATCAGGCCCTCCGGCGCAACCCGGATGAACGCCTTTTCCGTCACGATGTAATCCACCACGCCCGCGCCCGTCAGGGGTAGCCGGCAGCGGTGCACAATCTTGGGTTTGCCCTCTCGCGTGGTGTGCTCCATGGCGATATACAGTCGCTGCGCCGCAGCCACTAAGTCCATCCCGCCGCCCATGCCCTTCAGCATCTTGCCGGGAATCACCCAATTCGCCAGGTCGCCGTTCTCGGCCACCTCCATCGCCCCCATCACCGCCATATCGATGTGTCCGCCGCGGATCATGGCAAACGAATCGGCGCTCGAAAAAAAAGACGTGCCTGGAATCTCCGTCACCGTCTCCTTGCCTGCGTTGATCAGGTCCGGATCTTCCTCGCCTGCCCTCGGATACGGCCCCACGCCCAGCATCCCGTTCTCCGACTGCAAGACCACCTCAATGCCTGGCGGCACCAGATTCGCCACCAGCGTCGGCAGCCCAATGCCCAGGTTCACGAAGTAGCCGTCGCGCAGCTCGCGTGCAATGCGACCGGCAATGCGGAGGCGCTTTTCCGGATCTACAGGCATGGCTAATCCTTTCGTACCGTCCGGCGCTCAATTGGCTTCTTGTAATGTTCACCCCGCAAAATCCGGTGCACGTAAATCGCCGGCGTCACGACGCATTCCGGATCCAGTTCGCCCGGCTCGACCAAGTCCTCGACTTCCGCAATCGTCACCTTCGCCGCCGTTGCCATCATGGGATTGAAATTCCGCGCCGTCTTCCGGTACGTCAAGTTCCCCCATCGGTCCCCGCGAAAGGCCTTGACCAGCGCAAAATCCGCTTTCAGCCAGCGCTCCATCAAATACGTCCGGCCGTCAAACTCGCGCGTCTCCTTGCCCTCCGCCACAATCGTCGCCACACCTGCGGGCGTGAAAAACGCCGGAATCCCAGCGCCTCCCGCGCGAATACGTTCCGCCAGCGTCCCCTGTGGAATCAACTCCGTCTCTAATTGCCCGCTCTGCGCCTGGGCCTCAAAAATCGAGTTCTCTCCGACATAACTGGCAATCATCTTCTTGATCTGGCCGGCCGCCAGCAACACGCCAATGCCTTCGGCATCAATGCCGGCATTGTTGCTGATCACCGTGAGGTTTTTCGCGCCCCGCGCGTGCAGCGCCGCAATCAGATTTTCTGGATTTCCGCTCAGCCCGAAGCCGCCGATCATCACCGTGGAGCCATCGGGGATATCGGCCACGGCCGCCGCCGCAGACTTCTGAATCTTGTTCATGCACTTCCCATCCTACAATCTATAAGTGGATCTGCACGGAAAAGTCGCTCTCGTCACGGGCTCGCACCGCGGCCTGGGCCGCGCTATCGCCGACGCATTGATCGCAGCCGGCGCCCAGGTCGCCGCCCATCAGCACACCGGCGGCGACTTTGCCGCCGATTTGGCCGCACCGGATGCGCCCACCGCACTCGTTGCCCGCGTCCTCGATCGCTTCGGCCGCCTCGACTACTTGGTCAACAACGCCGCCTACACGCCGCTCGTGCCCGAGCATCCGGCAGGGAACTGGGACGCCGTCCCCGGCTTCGACCTGGACCGCTTCGATAGAACCTTGGCGGTCAACCTCCGCGCCCCGCTGCAACTCGCCCTGGCTGCCGCCCAATCGCCTTCGCTCGCAGCCATTGTCAACGTCGGCAGCGGTAGTGCCGAGCGCGGCGACGGCAGCTCCGCCGAATTCGTCCTGAGCAAGGGCGCCATCCCCACGTTGACGCAATATCTCGCCCGCCGCCTCGCCCCCCGCGTCCGCGTCAACTGCTTCCTCCCCGGCCTGTTTGCCACCGAAGAAATCGCAGCCCGCGGCCCCAGCTTCGCCCCCCGCCGCCAGACGATCATCGACCGTACCCCCATGCGCCGCCTCGGCTCCCCTGCCGAAGCCGCCGAAACCATCCTCTTCCTGCTCGCAGGCAACGCCTTTATCACCGGTCAATCTCTTATGCTTGACGGTGGCTGGCATTTGTAGCGTACCTCCGCTATCCTAAGCCCCATGCGGAAACTCCTGCCTCTTGTGTGTCTCGCCTTCGGCCTCACTCTCGCCGCACAAACGTCTGGCCAGCCGCCTGTCGTTCTCGCTCAGGTGGCCAAGAAGGCGCCGCCCAACCAGCCCGACCTGACCAAAACCCCCACCCTCTTCGTCGTCGGCTACGCCCACCTCGACACTGAATGGCGCTGGGACTATCCGCAAGTCATCAATGACTACCTCAAGGCCACGCTCGACAAGAACTTCGCTTTGTTCAAGAAATATCCGCACTACATCTTCAACTTCACCGGCTCCAACCGTTTCGAGATGTTTCAGGAGTATTACCCCAAGCGCTTCGCCGAGCTCAAAAAATACGTGGCCGAGGGCCGCTGGTTTCCCGGCGGCGCCTCGGTCGAAGAAAACGATGTCAACAGCCCCAACGCCGAAAGCATCATCCGCCAGGTCCTTTACGGCAACGAA includes the following:
- a CDS encoding 3-oxoacid CoA-transferase subunit B, producing MPVDPEKRLRIAGRIARELRDGYFVNLGIGLPTLVANLVPPGIEVVLQSENGMLGVGPYPRAGEEDPDLINAGKETVTEIPGTSFFSSADSFAMIRGGHIDMAVMGAMEVAENGDLANWVIPGKMLKGMGGGMDLVAAAQRLYIAMEHTTREGKPKIVHRCRLPLTGAGVVDYIVTEKAFIRVAPEGLIVEELMPGETLASVQSATEAKLIQGPGVRG
- a CDS encoding CoA transferase subunit A, with translation MNKIQKSAAAAVADIPDGSTVMIGGFGLSGNPENLIAALHARGAKNLTVISNNAGIDAEGIGVLLAAGQIKKMIASYVGENSIFEAQAQSGQLETELIPQGTLAERIRAGGAGIPAFFTPAGVATIVAEGKETREFDGRTYLMERWLKADFALVKAFRGDRWGNLTYRKTARNFNPMMATAAKVTIAEVEDLVEPGELDPECVVTPAIYVHRILRGEHYKKPIERRTVRKD
- a CDS encoding SDR family oxidoreductase; this translates as MDLHGKVALVTGSHRGLGRAIADALIAAGAQVAAHQHTGGDFAADLAAPDAPTALVARVLDRFGRLDYLVNNAAYTPLVPEHPAGNWDAVPGFDLDRFDRTLAVNLRAPLQLALAAAQSPSLAAIVNVGSGSAERGDGSSAEFVLSKGAIPTLTQYLARRLAPRVRVNCFLPGLFATEEIAARGPSFAPRRQTIIDRTPMRRLGSPAEAAETILFLLAGNAFITGQSLMLDGGWHL